The nucleotide sequence AGTATGCCAACCTGGGCACTTACATTGCCTTCCCGAAATTCCTCGTCTATACAATAACCGCTCTCTCCTATAAAACACGTCATAGAACTGTATGCTTTAAATTTCTTATAACAATACTTGGCATCCCTTTTATACACCTTTGCATAAGTGGCGTCCTGATCCAGAGTAACCGAAAATAAATTTTCTCTTTTTAAAGCATCTTTCACTATTTTATAGTTGAGACTGCCCAGTTTGCTGATTGTTTTATTAACTGCTACTTCATCCAACATGCTTTCTGTTTTTGAAAAATACCTACTGATGCTGGAACTATCCGGGATATCTTCAATACCGCTGATATAGCTTAAAACCTTATCAAAAGAAAGTTTGTCGATATCACTGAAACTCCTGCCACCGCATATCATCGATAGAATAACAGGAATTATTTTAGAAGATGGCGGTTTGCCTCTGTTAGAGCCTGGATGATCAAGTTCTTTATCAAGGAAATCTCGGATGCCCATCTTATCTAACAGTGGGATTAACAAAGATATTCCACCAAATGGGGTAATTTTATCATTGCTTCTTTCTAATTTGTAGTTTAGTTTGCTCATTGTAAGTCACCTTTTTGGTTGTGGTTTTTGTTTTCTTAAAACCTTAATCTACAACATCTTAAAGGTGGCTTGCAACTCCTAATGCAATCTTAAAGATTTACATAGCTGCCAATCGGTTTTCGACCGATTCTAGCAGTGCAAATTACATTGAAATCAGAGTCATGTTAGCTAAGTATATGTAAAACAATACTTTTGTATAATTTTTGGGGTGATGCCAGATCCCAAGAGGGTTGATTAATAATATTACTTAGTAAAGAAAAGGCCCGGTAAAACCAGGCCTTATATTGTTAACCGCCGTAAAGGATATTGGGCAAAAAGAGTGAAATCTGAGGAATGTATGTTATTATCAGAAGTCCAATGATTAGGACAAAAAACCATGGCAATGAAGCTCTTATTACTTCCTGTATGTTCAGCCCCGAAATTCCGCTTGCCACAAACAGGTTCAGTCCCACGGGGGGTGTGAGCATCCCCACTTCCATATTTACAGTAATTATAACACCGAGGTGGATAGGATCGATTCCCAGCTGCATTGCTACAGGGAAAATCAGTGGTGCTATTATCATAATCAGACTGGAAGGCTCCATAAAGTTGCCTGCAATTAACAACATTATATTGACAAAAACAAGAAACATAACAGGTCCGAAATTCATATCAATAATCCACTGCGCCAAATCCTGGGGTATCTGCTGAATGGTGAGCAGATATGCAAATCCCATTGCATTTGCGATGATGAACATCACCATGGCTGCCGTGGAAGCTGATGCTTTAATTACTTCAGGAATCTGCTTCCATTTTAAATCTCTGTATATGAATTTGACTACAAAAAAACCATAAACAGCTGATACGGCAGCTGCTTCGGTAGGTGTAAAAATACCACCGTAAATACCACCAATCACAATAACAATCACAAAAAGACCCCATGACGCTTCTTTAAAAGATTTCCATACTTCATTTAAAGGAGCCATTTTGGTGCGTTTGTGTCCGTTTTTAACGGCAGCGAAATAGGTGACAAGCATAAGCATAGTACCCAGAAATATACCGGGTACGAGTCCCGCCATAAAAAGTTTACCTATCGATTGGTCAACCGTAACCCCGTAGACGATAAGTACGATGGAGGGTGGTATAATTATTCCCAGGGAACCGGAGCAAACAATAGAGCCCACAGAAAACCTTGTGCTGTAACCGTCTTCTTTTATAGCACCCATCATGATGGATCCGATTGCCGCAACTGTTGCAGGTGATGAACCGCTGACCGCTGCAAAAATAATACAGGCAAATATTGCCGACATCGGCAGACCGCCGGGCAGGTGTCCCACAATTGAACGCGCAAAATTAATAATTCGTTTGGCAGCGCCGCCCTGAGACAGAAAATTTCCGGCTAATATAAAGAGAGGAATAGCCATCAATGCGAATTTATCTAATGATGTAAACATTTTTTGAGCAATTATAAGCGACGGCTGATCGGTAAATAATACCATTGTAATGGTGGTGGACAGACCAAGGGATACGGCTATCGGTATACCCATCAGCAGAAAGAGAACCAAAAGTCCGAATAAAGAGATAATATCCATAATTAATGCCCCTTCATAATCGTTTCATAATGAAAATCTTCACCGGGAGTCCTTATTGTTTGAATGATTTTCACCAGAATTTCATATACTGCGATAGCCATGGCTATAGGGACGCATAAATATATGACCCAGAAAGGAATCCCCAGATCTACAGAAACCTGACCGATCATTTTGTTAAACATTACAAGATCGTAACCCCATTTAACCATTATTATCATGAATATAAGTGTGATAATTAAACTCACTGTGAGAATGTATTTGGCAACTTTGGGCCTTATTGCCTGAATCAAAGCAGTGACACCAATATGCATTCCGATTTTAAAGCCGTAGGCAGCGCCGAAAAGTGCTGACCAGATGAAAAGATATGATGTGAGTTCACCGGCCCATACTAAAGACATGTTGAAAACGTAACGAAGTACAACATTTGTAAAAGCCACAAGTGTGGCTATTGACATAGTTATCATCATTACGGAAGTTACAAGGATATCTTTTGTTTTTTCAATTTTATCAAACATTTCACCAACCTCTCAGGTTTACAAAAAAAGAAGAGGCCGTGGCCTCTTCTTTAAAGTTTATTTACCTGCATCCAGAGTTTTTTGAATAAGATCTTTTCCTATTACATCATAGAATTCAGGATAGATTTCCATCATCTTTTCTTTCCACACCTGACGCTGTTCTGGAGTTAACTTAATAATTTCAACCTTTCCTGATTCTCTGATTTTTTTCAGGTATTCCTGGTTAACTTCTTTAGCAATCTTTCTTGCATACTCTGTGGCATCCTTCACTGCACCGAGAAAGATTTTCTTCAGATCTTCGGGGAGCTGGTTCATAAATATTTTATTGGAAACAAGAAGGTATCCAAGATATCCATGATTACTGAGAGTCATATAATTCTGAACTTCGTGGAATTTCTTTGTGTAAATATTTGAGAGTGTATTTTCCTGTCCATCGACAACACCCTGCTGCAACGCACTGTACACTTCAGAAAAAGGTAAAACCTGTGGATTGGCACCAATAACCTTGAACTGTTCTTCAAGAACTTTTGAAGACATAATTCTGAATTTCAGGCCTGCTGCGTCGCTTGGTTTTATCAGCGGTCTTTGTTTAGCGGATATCTGTTTAAAACCGTTGTCCCAATAAGCCAGGCCCACGAGACCTTTTTGACCTACAAGTTTTAAGATTTTCTGTCCCACCTCACCGTCAAGTACCTTATGAAGGTGATCGCTGTCATTAAAGAGGAACGGGAGATCAAAAATCTGCAGTTCAGGAACGAAACCTGTGAATTTGGAAAAACTTGGAGCTGCAAGCTGAATGGCGTTCATCTGCAGTGCTTCAATAGCTTCCCTGTCCCCGTAAAGAGAAGCATTAGGATAAATTTCAACTTTCATCCTGCCGTCAGTTCTTTCTTCCACAATTTTTTTCAGATACTGAGCAGCTTTTCCTTTGGGTGTGTCATTTGCCACCACGTGGCTGAACTTTACCACGATGGGCTTTGCAAATGCTGAAAAAGAAAACAGCAATGTTAATACAATGGTTAATACTAAAAGTTTTGTGTGTTTCATCTAAACATCCTCCTTTTATATTTTGTGCCTATGTCCATGCAAAATGTGTACCAAAAGCAGTCTTTGCTTATTATTCCTTTAAATATAACGCTTTATTAAAATTCTCCATAAAAATATGTATTGCAATATTGCAATAAAATGTGTTGTAAGTATTTGCTTATCTGAAAATATATTATGCATATTGTTTGTATATAAGAAAAATCAAGGATGTGCGCAATAATGCAATTTAATGTTGTGTTATTGCACAATTGCGACATTGTTCACAGTGCAGCAAACTCAGGAAATTTTTAAAAATAATACAAAACAAGATTTTGTTTTACATTATTATGCAAGTTTAAAAAATTACTATTTCCTCTCTTGTAGTATTTTGATATAGCAGTAACTCTTTAAAAATGAAGGTTGCCAAATATGCTTTTACTTGACATTAATATAAGATATGCAATAGCTTAATACACTCAGTTGGTTGCTTGGGAGAGAGTTTATGAGAAACAAAAAAACTTTTTTGCTTATTGTTGTATTTTTATTTCAGTCAACATTAACTTTTGCTTCAAAATCTGACAATATAGCAGTAAGTATTTCTCCTGTAGCATTTATTGTTCAGGAGATAGGCGGTGATAAGATAGATGTGTTGACTATGGTGCCTTCGGATTCAAATCCTCATCTTTACGAACCGTCTGTGCGGCGAATGATTTCTTTTTCCGAAAGCAGCCTTTTTTTTTTCCATTGGCAGTGATTTTGAAAAAGTGTGGCTGGACAGGCTTTTATCCTTAAATAATAATATGAAAGTCCAAAGTATAACACAACATCTGCCTGTTACTTCCGGCATTAAAGATCCGCACGTTTGGATGTCACCGTCCAATGTGAAAAAAATGGCGGAAGAGGTTTTGTCAGAATTAATCAACATGAAACCCGCAGATAAAAGTTTTTTTAAAAGCAATTATAACTCATTTGCCGCTAAAATCGATAATATTATAAATAAAATCGACAAAACCACGAAAAAATGTGAAACGGATAAATTTCTTACTGTACACCCGGTGCTGGGATATTTTGCTTCGGAATTCCACCTTAAACAGATTGCGGTGGAAAAGCATGGTCAGGAGCCTTCGGCACGTTATTTGAGCTCTTTAATGGAAATTATAAAAGAAGAAAATATAAAATTTATTTTTTCCCAGCCGCAGGTTTCCCAACAGTATGTGAAAGTTATTGTTGACGAGACAGATGTTACGGCGGAGATGATAGACCCGTTGTCAAATAATCTGTTTATTATGTTTGAGAATATATGGTCTGTTTTTAATAAATACTGCAGGTAAAATATTTATGGCTATAATTGAAATTAATGACGTAAGTTTTGCTTACGAAAGAGATCCTGTTTTGGAAAAGGTCAGCTTGAAAGTTTCCAAAGGTGACTTTCTGGCTGTATTGGGCCCCAACGGAGGCGGGAAGACAACCCTGTTAAAATTGATTCTCGGATTGATAAAACCTGACAAAGGCAGTATAAAAGTATTTGGAGAGAAGCCGGGCAAATATAGTAAAAATATAGGTTATGTTCCTCAATATTCATACATAAATAAAAACTTTCCTCTTTCTGTTATGGAAAGTGTCTTAATGGGGCTTACAAAGAAAAAACTGCTTAATTTTAAATATACTGAAACGGATAAGAGCCGTGCATTGGAAACACTTGATAAAGTTGATATGAGCGAATATTCTGACAAACAAATTCATGATCTTTCAGGGGGTCAGCGCCAACGGGTTCTGGTTGCCAGAGCACTTTTGTCTGACCCGGACTTGATTATACTGGATGAGCCGACCTCAAATATTGACCCTTACGGTAAATTTTGTTTTTTCACATTTCTTGAGGAGCTGAGCAGAGAAAAAACAATCATTCTGGTGAGCCATAATATTAATGTTATTGCAACGAAAATTAACAGAGTTGCCTGTGTAAACAGATTTTTATATTATAACTCCGAACCGGTTCTTACTAAAGAAATGGTGGAAATATTATACGGTACGCATGATGAACATGTATGTTCCTTCGGCAAGTATTTCAGCGATGATTTTACGCATATGGAAAAATAGGGGGCGGTGGTTGATTGATCTTATTCATCTGGATTTTATAAGAAATGCTTTGTTTGCAGTTTTTCTTTGCGGGATAATGGGTGGTATTATCGGCAGTTATGTTGTAGTAAACCGTATTGTTTTTCTGGCCGGTGGAGTTGCCCACGCAAGTTTCGGCGGAATCGGTCTGGCATATCTTTTAGGAACTGCTGTTCTCCCTACCACATTTGTTTTTGCTGTTATGGTTTCTGTTCTGATAGGACTGATGACAATGAATGACAGCGAAAAAATGGATACGGTTATTGGCATCACATGGTCGGCAGGAATGGCTTTAGGGGTAGTTTTTCTCGAGTTAACACCCGGCTACAAAGGTAACCTTATGGGATATCTTTTCGGGAGTATTCTCAGCGTAAGCGAAAGTGATCTCCTATTAATGCTTTCCTGCACTTTTATTGTGATAATAATTGTAACAGTCTTTTACAGGAATCTTGCTATAATGTCTTTTGACAGGGAGTTTGCGGCTGCAAAGGGTATACCTGTGAAGTTTTTTCATGTTCTGATCTTGCTGCTTTTGGGTCTCGCACTTGTTGTTATGATAAGAGTATCAGGGCTTATACTGGTAATTGCTTTATTGAGTATTCCTCCGGCTATATCAGCTAAGTTTTCAAAATCATTTCTCTCCATGATCAGTTATTCTGTTATTATCTGTT is from Flexistipes sinusarabici DSM 4947 and encodes:
- a CDS encoding TRAP transporter small permease; translated protein: MFDKIEKTKDILVTSVMMITMSIATLVAFTNVVLRYVFNMSLVWAGELTSYLFIWSALFGAAYGFKIGMHIGVTALIQAIRPKVAKYILTVSLIITLIFMIIMVKWGYDLVMFNKMIGQVSVDLGIPFWVIYLCVPIAMAIAVYEILVKIIQTIRTPGEDFHYETIMKGH
- a CDS encoding metal ABC transporter substrate-binding protein, which translates into the protein MWLDRLLSLNNNMKVQSITQHLPVTSGIKDPHVWMSPSNVKKMAEEVLSELINMKPADKSFFKSNYNSFAAKIDNIINKIDKTTKKCETDKFLTVHPVLGYFASEFHLKQIAVEKHGQEPSARYLSSLMEIIKEENIKFIFSQPQVSQQYVKVIVDETDVTAEMIDPLSNNLFIMFENIWSVFNKYCR
- a CDS encoding metal ABC transporter ATP-binding protein, which translates into the protein MAIIEINDVSFAYERDPVLEKVSLKVSKGDFLAVLGPNGGGKTTLLKLILGLIKPDKGSIKVFGEKPGKYSKNIGYVPQYSYINKNFPLSVMESVLMGLTKKKLLNFKYTETDKSRALETLDKVDMSEYSDKQIHDLSGGQRQRVLVARALLSDPDLIILDEPTSNIDPYGKFCFFTFLEELSREKTIILVSHNINVIATKINRVACVNRFLYYNSEPVLTKEMVEILYGTHDEHVCSFGKYFSDDFTHMEK
- a CDS encoding TRAP transporter substrate-binding protein; its protein translation is MKHTKLLVLTIVLTLLFSFSAFAKPIVVKFSHVVANDTPKGKAAQYLKKIVEERTDGRMKVEIYPNASLYGDREAIEALQMNAIQLAAPSFSKFTGFVPELQIFDLPFLFNDSDHLHKVLDGEVGQKILKLVGQKGLVGLAYWDNGFKQISAKQRPLIKPSDAAGLKFRIMSSKVLEEQFKVIGANPQVLPFSEVYSALQQGVVDGQENTLSNIYTKKFHEVQNYMTLSNHGYLGYLLVSNKIFMNQLPEDLKKIFLGAVKDATEYARKIAKEVNQEYLKKIRESGKVEIIKLTPEQRQVWKEKMMEIYPEFYDVIGKDLIQKTLDAGK
- a CDS encoding TRAP transporter large permease is translated as MDIISLFGLLVLFLLMGIPIAVSLGLSTTITMVLFTDQPSLIIAQKMFTSLDKFALMAIPLFILAGNFLSQGGAAKRIINFARSIVGHLPGGLPMSAIFACIIFAAVSGSSPATVAAIGSIMMGAIKEDGYSTRFSVGSIVCSGSLGIIIPPSIVLIVYGVTVDQSIGKLFMAGLVPGIFLGTMLMLVTYFAAVKNGHKRTKMAPLNEVWKSFKEASWGLFVIVIVIGGIYGGIFTPTEAAAVSAVYGFFVVKFIYRDLKWKQIPEVIKASASTAAMVMFIIANAMGFAYLLTIQQIPQDLAQWIIDMNFGPVMFLVFVNIMLLIAGNFMEPSSLIMIIAPLIFPVAMQLGIDPIHLGVIITVNMEVGMLTPPVGLNLFVASGISGLNIQEVIRASLPWFFVLIIGLLIITYIPQISLFLPNILYGG
- a CDS encoding metal ABC transporter solute-binding protein, Zn/Mn family, which encodes MRNKKTFLLIVVFLFQSTLTFASKSDNIAVSISPVAFIVQEIGGDKIDVLTMVPSDSNPHLYEPSVRRMISFSESSLFFFHWQ
- a CDS encoding metal ABC transporter permease; translated protein: MIDLIHLDFIRNALFAVFLCGIMGGIIGSYVVVNRIVFLAGGVAHASFGGIGLAYLLGTAVLPTTFVFAVMVSVLIGLMTMNDSEKMDTVIGITWSAGMALGVVFLELTPGYKGNLMGYLFGSILSVSESDLLLMLSCTFIVIIIVTVFYRNLAIMSFDREFAAAKGIPVKFFHVLILLLLGLALVVMIRVSGLILVIALLSIPPAISAKFSKSFLSMISYSVIICLAAGYAGLFFSYWFSISSGASIILCMTFFYIVADILDRTVLKAGI